The following DNA comes from Clupea harengus chromosome 9, Ch_v2.0.2, whole genome shotgun sequence.
CAACAAACATTAATAAGCACTATTATAAGTAGTAATTGTATATAATTCTGGAAAGCAAGTCTTAAAAGTGTTAAGTGTCATTTAATAATTGTACAATTTGGTATGCATAAATATTTGtacatcacaaacaaacagaaatattatttatattataaaaATGAACTACCCCCCAAAAAACCATTATAATCATAGATATCATCACGTCATCACATCATCTGACCTGACTGCCATGTTTTCAGAAAGGTCGACATTTTCAACTACACTCACATGACTTTTAACACAGCTGAATAACTTAAAGTAATGCTCATGCCACTCCTGCTATTTTCTGTGGACCACATACACTCGATGTTGGATGGTAAGGACGTTTTACAATTATTCATATCTCTGACCTCTTTCCAGAAATCATAATGAGCTTCCAAGCAAGTGAATAAGTCATTGTACTCTTTCTTTTTGTAAAATGAAGAGCTTACATTGGTAAGTTTTTCATGTTCAAACAATGACCCCTGTCTAGGCCTTCCTGAGTTTAAAAGCTTCTCTAGCTGCAGCATGTTGCTCAGCGTCAAAATCATTCCACCCTGGTTTCATATTACGCACCTTGTTCTTATATTTCTAAAACGACTTACGAGAGGCAAGACTTAGAGCTGTGACAGTATTGCCATACATGGCACATAGATTGATACCATGATGTGATGATAGAGCAAATTGTCAGTTGCGGTGGAATATCTATTAATCTCCTCCTTAGTTAGATTTGGCCAGACAAACTTTCCTGTATCGGTCACATTACCAATAACAGGTATATTTTCAACATTTAGAGATAACAACTGGTATATGATCAGTAGTAGTCATCCCATAGTTTATCTCTATATTATCCAAAGAAGTCTGAGCGTCTGTTGGTAAGTACGTCATTacgtttatttatctctggaaaatctgtgtgtctttacaagtgtttgtaacccccccccccccccatttttccttctgtgaggcgcattgtgttacctcctggctcctggtatgaaatgcgccgtacaaataaagtttgtttgattgattgattgattgattgataaacAATGGTCAAACCAAGAGGCTGTGTGCAAGGCTCTTGTCAGGTAGGTTTTTGCTGGATAAAATAAGATTGCCGTCATAAGTGTAATTCTGGGAAGCAAGTGCAGAACACTGTTAACACAGTCACCATGTCACGTTGACCTACAATTGCTTCAGAAATTGACTCCGTACCCCAAAAAACATATAATTCAATAGCAAAATCATCGAACTCCACCCATTAGTTGCTGAAATATGCAACTTTTCTTTTCGGTGGATGTGGTTGGAAGAAATCTTGAAAATTTGGGTGGTGGCATCCTAAGAATGCCAAAAATGCAAACACTTGTCCCACTTCATTAGTTTTATCCCACACTACAGGAAAAGCTTTAAAAGCAGATAACAGAGTTTACCATACGCATAAATATttgtacacacacgtgcatgcttGCTCtactcaaaaacacaacaccGTCCCTGGCTAGGTCCATACTCTCAGACCAACCGGCGCTTACCTCTCCTAGGCTGTAGACAGTCAGGCCACCCAGCACGATGGGGAAGACAGGCCGTCCAGTGGAATCCAGTGGGATTGGCTGGACCAGCCTCCGCACCCCGCTCTCTGCCACCTTCCGCTTCTTGGACATCTTCCTGGGAACTGGGTGGAAGAATGCAAGAGTCAAGACAAGGCAATGGAGGCCGGAGGCCGGGGGCCGAGAAGGACACCCTTcgtcacaagcacacacctcaGATTTTTGAAGATCTAGGACATGTTTGGTTGTGGTTATTGGAAAGGTTCTGCTAGTTAAATACAACGATTAGTAAGGGTTCCGTTTCTCATCTATGGACGgtactttacaaacacacaccttagcTTGTGTGCAGGAAGACATATTGGTTGTCTGGTGGTTTTATTCTTCTGTATTCTCTCCCCCCTTGAGGGGCGTAAATGTTTAGAATACTCAAACTGTAATCTGACTTTAATCTGGTAAGGTTAATTTTGCCAGTGGTCTTCTTCCTGTAGTTTAAGCAGCAGCAGATTTGGTTAAATACCTATGGAGCACATACAAGGATGTGGTTTTGGCTGAACGTTtaacagtgggtgtgtgtgtgtgtgtgtgtgtgtgtgtgtgtgtgtgtgtgtgtgcgcttatctCTATATTATCCAAGTCTGAAGTCTGAAGAAGTCTGAGCATCTGTTCGtaagtacgtaatttcctgtttatttatctctggaaaatctgtgtgtctttacaagtgtttgtaaccccccccatttttccttctgtgaggcgcattgtgttacctcctggtatgaaatgggccgtacaaataaagtttgtttgattgattgattgattgataaacAATGGTCAAACcaagaggctgtgtgtgcgtgtgtgcatgcatgcgtgcgtgtgtgtatgctataatatggggatgtgtgtgagtttttccAATGAAGGATGCAACTGCgtcagaatgtgtgtgggggcggcAACAGCAAATGCTTGACGAGATTGCGTGGGTTCTGGCCAGAATTAAAGTGTTCAGGTTCTGAGTCAGCATCCTCCCACCTTCCTCTCTTCcgttctccctccctcgttcctTGCGCTCTTTCTTGGGCTTTTTTGGGGCCCCTTCCTCAGCGGGCGAGGCCCCAGGACCCACACTGTGACCTCCGGGGGCGCCACTCGTCCCGCCCCCGCTGGAGCCGAAGCCCGCTGGCGTGTGCGTGCTCCCGCTCGGCCCGCTGGGAAACTCGCTGTCTGACACCGACTGGTACTGCAGCAGTGTCTTCAGCAGAAACCTGGAGCCCAAACATTCGCCCATTAACGAAGCAGTCAAAACGCATTTCTACCAGTGGGATTCTAGGATGTTTGGTGGCAGTAATCAGGCCCTAGAGAAGGTTCTACTGGTTCTGCTGGTGAATGCAACGGTTCATAAAGGTTACTTTTCTCCTCTATGGATGGTAGATGCTCAGGCAATAAACTTAATAAACCATTAATGGCACCAGGTTGTGTGTTATTAGTTTGAAGAGATAGCATTTGTCCTTGTTTGTGATGTAAATGAGGATGAAACCATGTTAAAAACagaaatattttacattttccaATTGCCCATACTTTCCCACTTCAACCATCAAGGCAAAATCTCTTTCATTCTATTTGCCTGTCTGGCGTTACATTTGTCTGTCAATCCTCAGGCCCGTACCTCCGCTCCTCTTTTGCACGCACAAACTTCTCCTCCAGATGTGCAACCTCATCACACAGAGCGGCATTCTCCTAGAGGTCAAACAGCAAAGAAGTCCCATGACTTCCTGACTATTCCTCATTTTCAGCCAAAACAGGATGTtgacaaacacatttctgtTGCCCATCATATGCCAAAGAATGTGCAGCACACAAATATAAGGATTAATCAGGAGTGTCAATGCGTCATCACCCCCCCCAAAGAACACTAATGGCTGTGAAAATGTCCACTGGAGCCTACATGAGGGCTTGTGGCCCTGAACTCACAAAGATCATGGTGCGTGCAGCCTTGCGCAGTCTCAGGTACTTGAGACGGTACTTCTCGATCTGGTTCTTACGGGGGTTCTTCTTGGCCTTGGGCCGCACCTCTGGGGCCCCTGGTAGGGGGGAGGGCAGGGAGGGACCCCCAGAGCTAGCGCTGGAGAAGGCCACTTGCAGTGCCTGCTGCCGCTCGTCATCTGTctgcataaccacacacacacacacacacaggttttagACTTGCATCAGATGCATACAttcacatatatgcacatgaacacacacgcacacacttgcatcAACAAGCAGTTGTGCTTTAATACACATATTACTACAACCAACCGATCTAGCTCGAAGAGACATGTAGACACAATGACATCACTGCAATTCACACATTCAGATCCAATGCTGTTCTTACAAATGATAGCTGTGCAACTTAAAAGAGTCAGCATGACAAAAAATGCAAGGGTGGAAAAAACCTTGATCATGGACTACTATACTATAATCTATACTACTCCTACACCTCTGGGCGACTAAAAGGCGTTAGTTAGTCAAAAGGTTGCCCACTGCGACTGTTCAGCACTTACCAACAGCGCAAAGACTCCATTCTTGTTCTCAATCCTCTTGAAGCGCCTGCTCCCTTTCTGAGTCTGGAACATAGTAGGAGACTGAGGCAGGTGGCTgggtggaggaaggggtggtGGAGAGGCTGCCAAAACACTGTTCCATGTGTCCACAGCACTCCGCTATGACTATGTCACTGCTAAATTGCATTTTTTAAAATCCAAATTGATTGTAAATACTGTGCTGTTTCTATTCAGTTACTGTTTTTAATAAGTCTGTGTGCCCCCTGGGTATCAAACCGGGCATCTTTGTGTTGTTGGCACGTTGCAAAAGGATGAAGACCCTAGCGCACCTTCAGCAGTGGCAACCAACAACAGGTAGCAACGCGCTATCCAGTAAATGTGGTATGGTGGAGCAGTGGTTAGAGTCTCCGGTTGGCCCGGGGTCGGATTCCCGATCGCTGCAGGTTGTccaagttgctttggataaaagagtcagctaaatacctgacctttacctttaAATGTCACGGAAGCTTTTTACTTCGAGTTGCATCATTTGTTTAGTAATTTCTGAATAATGAATTGATCTCATAAGGGCATTTCCCAAACCTGTTCAGGAATCTATCCCATTGTCTACTTGTGGTTTAGTGGCTTTCCAGTCAGAGTTCCTTTAGAGGTGGATGGACTGATGGCACAATGGGATGCTTATGGAAGGGGGAACTCCGGTGGGTAATTCCATGTAATTTCAAACTAATTGGGAAAACCTGTCCACcacacatttcctttttttcccttgacacatacacatttcctGTAAATTCCAAAGCTGTCATTTGTTTTGTGATGGATGGAATGGCCGGATACATATGGAAGCAGCCAACACATGGTTACAAAATTTGTCTGAACCATATTTAGAGGTATAAAAAGTCAGTGTCAAACCGATGTCATATTTACTTGAAATTTGTAGGGAACATTTTATGTATATTAAAGGCATTATGATTAAAATGTTATTTGTACCTTCCAGAATTACAGACTTATTTTCACTTTCAAATTTTGAATCGCACTGTGTAAATATGTCCAAAACCTCTTACAAAACATCAGGGTTCCCACGCTTGCCTTGAAAAAAAATTCCATGCTACCTCCTGATTTTCCAGGTACCATATTAAGTGATGATCTATAGGCCCCTGAAGCTTTCCGCCCCCATccgcacccccctcccctcacacacacaaccccctagGACACCTGACTACTTACTTGATTTAAAAGATGTGCCAGTCAAGTCTACATTGTAAATGCTTAGAGAGGGTGTCTTATTGATAATATCaatgcatgaaataatgcaacaaGCTGTAGATGAACAACAATCCAGTCCTTGTATTGGGAGTCATCTTTCCAATAGGACTTGAATCTGCAGCGTGTCATTGTCACTCACTCCTGTAATGCATCACACATGTGAGATTATGAGTCTGACGTAGAAGGGGTAGTATGCCTACTCTTACTCTGTAAAAGCTTTTGTAAATCAAACTAATGAACCTAAAAGGGAAAACATAAGGCTGGTTCCCCTGTGGTTCCTCAGTACAGCAACCTCACTAGTAAGCTTAGCTTAACAGTATAGATGTATAGAATCAGTCTGGTCATGATCAAtgatttttcaaaaatgtctcacCCCAAATGTTCCTATTTAGTAGtatcatttttttaaagaaaaaaaaacgaaaaatcacaaaatagctaaaagtagataaaaaaaagaatgttacaAAATTGATCAAGACTAGACTGGTCATGTCCACTAGTATAGAAGTAATGTCACAGcctaatgtgaaaatgtattggTAGTTAgtgtcgctaccggatggtagtcccgcacatcgcgcatgctcagacacaaacgttttacggcagaaggctcaacgtcaacatatggggttgtctaaacgcataatgtgggtatatttaatgtaatatttaattattaaaagtgtggagacggagtaagggtaaaaggcaaatagtttgtattatgaagaagtgagaaaatatagcagtaggtaaaacaaataaagcattgatgtgctagccaatataacttgacagggagaacaaaagaggatatccagtatatctttaacttcttcattatacaaacgttaagaacttacagctttatgaccaaacttcttaaagtatatCGTCTTTCCCaaacttccatcagctttagccagcgattgtattccgctgtctacagtgtcgTATGTGGCGCAtgatcgggtagtgcgcatgcggaactaccatccggtagaggactaccatccggtagcgacaccTAGCTAGCAATGCAGGCTAgccaacactagctagttagttagcaagcAGAATGTTGGCTAGCAAGATTGCACTGCATGTGCTTGATAACCATCATTAATGAAtccaaattcaaaacaaactcCCCTAAATGTGGTGAATAACACGGTTTTAGGAAAAGTCAATGAGTGAAATACATATGGGGATCAAACATAGTTCTAGTATTTTAAAAGAAGGGTTAAAATTACCTCAACAATTCTAGTgtaagctgctagctagcaagttgcagctagctagttagcaagatTGCACTGCTTACTAACTAACGTTGATAAACCCAGGTTTACCACACAGTTAAAACACAGCTACTTACATTTGAGGATAAACTTGCATAAGacctggaaaatgaaaaaataaattccaTGGTTTCCGGGGACCTGAACATCGACATCTGGATCCGCTATCAAGCagctctccacttcttcttgaTGCAGGCCAGAGACGTCTAGGCCAAGTTGCTCAACCATTTGGCAATCGTCTAGACTCTACACGATTGCCAAATGGTTGAGCAACTTGGCCTGCATCAAAAAGAAGTGGAGAGCTGCTTGATGGCGGATCCGGATGTCCACTTTCAATGGGCTACCATTTATCGTAACAGAGGGTAGGAAAGCTCATTTTCACCCTGACATCAAAGATGCACGTTTATCCTGTTTATCAAAAGCACTGTACAAAATAACCCGTCACTTGAACAGGCACATTAAAGTGTCTATACATGTGGGCAAAACTGTGAAAAATCAGGTCTGTACACTGACTGTTTAAATATGGCTCAGACAAATTTTGTAACCTTGTTTGGGCCTATTCCGCCATTCCATTAATCATAAAACAAATGACAGTTGTGGAATCTACAGGAAATATGGTATTAGCATGGCAAATTTCAGAACTTTGATCATATCTATGGCCAAGCTACTAGGTTCCAAAGGTCAGATAAATGCCTGTGACTGAAAAAATGCTCATTTAAAGGTAGTTTTCACAAGCACTGACTAAATTCTTCACAGAAAGGTAAAAATTTTGGGATGTACCATCTTAGACTGTATGTCAGGACAGAGGATTTTCAGCCGATTCTGAGATGGTGTGGTGGATGCCCATAGTTCAAATGACATGGAATGACCCTGatattttttaacctgggccctattttcccatcttttggGGTCCTAATTTTTACTAGGGTGAAAAACGATCACAATCAGTCCAGCATTGAGTAAGTGCAAAaaggctatacaatgtaatcctatggggcaAGCATCCGTCACAAActaaaccgcttgttttcaccactgacaggctcataatgttcaTATACATGTcagagacctgtgtctgtttgcctcaatgactgtaaaaaaaaaacctagaaaatgactgtagaaacagtCATTAGTTTACCTTTCTATTCTTCCGGTCCAGTCCGGAAGAACTAATGACTGTAGaaataatcattttctacagtttcttcaCAGTTCTACATCTTTAATTTGGAGCCAACAAGAtggggaaaatagggcccaagTTTTGTCCTCCTTTAAAAGAGCTTCTGCTAGGGGAGCGGAATCTTAGTTGTGCTGAGCAAGGGTGCAAGCTCATATATCTGCtcacaataataaacaatagGTCTAACATGTATCTCACCCCACCCTTTCAAAAGGGCAAAATGAATGCAAACTAGCAAAAAATGAAGACATGTGCTGAACATAAAAGACACAACAAAACCATACTAAAAATCACAATTAAATGTGCATGGCATGTCAAGCTTTATGTTATGAAAAACAACTTTTCATGACCACAAAGGAAAGTGCTGTATAGTTTCCAAGCCAGGCTTACCTCTCGGTACATTACTGCTTCCAGGCTTGACTTAGCACTGTtagggggggaaaaagaaagaaattgcTGTCTGACCAGATACTAACAGAAGTACTGTTTGACCTATTTCATGAGGTAAACTTAGACCTTATAGTGATTATTCTAACACTAGCCCAAATTGTGACCCTAACCGTAACACTCTCTTACCTTACCCTTATCCTATTGTTTTGAACACCTCAGAAATATATGTCCAATGTACCATACATGTAACAATGTATAAGATTTAGAAATCACTGTCCTATTGTTAAATTctaaatgtaaaaacaaaacagtggttGACTGTATGTGCACAAAACACAGCATTGTCACAGTGCCAAGTAACGAAACTGTTGAACATGGGATTTGAGGTTCTTTCAGCTGGTCAATGGGTCATCATGAAAATAAAAGGTTTAATAAATAACTAGATTTAGATGCTTGACCATTCGGCTGGACATTCTATTAAGTGACATGCTTTTACAATGGAATTCTAGGTTGTGACTTTCAATTTCTTGCCCTACAAACATGATATTCTACTGATATTAATGGATATAACAGGTTATTTAGATACTGTGGTATACAAGAGGAATCTAAATATGATTTACTTAGACTGTACCAGTCCCCGATCAATGATTCTTTGTTTTATCTCTTTGATGTGCATTGGACGTCCGGCCTCTTCCAGCAcaatctggggggggggaaaggctTATTTTTTAGATATGCAGCAAATTGTAGCATAACTGATTAATCTGATAACCAAAATATGAATATACTCAAATTCTCCTGAAATAGACTTAAATCTCTTCTAAATTTCAAAACTTTTACTCATTAAAGATCTTAACCTCTGAGCTCCACCTTCCTGTGCCTCAGCTCAGAATGCACCTGCATGCAAGATTAGGTTTACTAAGTTTGTGTTCACTCTTTTGGTGTGAAAGTCTGAAATGTCTTAAAAGTATTTTCCAAAAGGAAACAGTTGTCAGTTAAGTGTTGTGTTCAGTACCTGTGCAGCATCCAGCCAGGTAAGATTGGGTTTGTCAACAACATCACTGGTTTGTTCCCTGCGAGTC
Coding sequences within:
- the tbrg1 gene encoding transforming growth factor beta regulator 1 isoform X3, whose amino-acid sequence is MHIKEIKQRIIDRGLVQSNAKSSLEAVMYRETQKGSRRFKRIENKNGVFALLTDDERQQALQVAFSSASSGGPSLPSPLPGAPEVRPKAKKNPRKNQIEKYRLKYLRLRKAARTMIFENAALCDEVAHLEEKFVRAKEERRFLLKTLLQYQSVSDSEFPSGPSGSTHTPAGFGSSGGGTSGAPGGHSVGPGASPAEEGAPKKPKKERKERGRENGREEVPRKMSKKRKVAESGVRRLVQPIPLDSTGRPVFPIVLGGLTVYSLGEIITDRVHFHDESAIYPVGFCSTRVFASMKCADQQCLYTCQIKDGGTGPQLEIVPEDDPQNAIVASSALACHTNLLKAITAIRGKPLAPIVPSGADFFGYSHPTIQNLIQSCPGARKCSNYRWVRFEVCRPGDGQMPHTLSEDDASVNFEAFQRQQQQQGFNGGTSPERPASTISGRPPQAPGSSHHHLLSTGTLPSAVTSSQFGT
- the tbrg1 gene encoding transforming growth factor beta regulator 1 isoform X1 — protein: MDPLTTLSNFESEMEPDSQSSYSLFPALDSMTGLVGTSDTLESEQTSDVVDKPNLTWLDAAQIVLEEAGRPMHIKEIKQRIIDRGLVQSNAKSSLEAVMYRETQKGSRRFKRIENKNGVFALLTDDERQQALQVAFSSASSGGPSLPSPLPGAPEVRPKAKKNPRKNQIEKYRLKYLRLRKAARTMIFENAALCDEVAHLEEKFVRAKEERRFLLKTLLQYQSVSDSEFPSGPSGSTHTPAGFGSSGGGTSGAPGGHSVGPGASPAEEGAPKKPKKERKERGRENGREEVPRKMSKKRKVAESGVRRLVQPIPLDSTGRPVFPIVLGGLTVYSLGEIITDRVHFHDESAIYPVGFCSTRVFASMKCADQQCLYTCQIKDGGTGPQLEIVPEDDPQNAIVASSALACHTNLLKAITAIRGKPLAPIVPSGADFFGYSHPTIQNLIQSCPGARKCSNYRWVRFEVCRPGDGQMPHTLSEDDASVNFEAFQRQQQQQGFNGGTSPERPASTISGRPPQAPGSSHHHLLSTGTLPSAVTSSQFGT
- the tbrg1 gene encoding transforming growth factor beta regulator 1 isoform X2, which translates into the protein MDPLTTLSNFESEMEPDSQSSYSLFPALDSMTGLVGTSDTLESEQTSDVVDKPNLTWLDAAQIVLEEAGRPMHIKEIKQRIIDRGLVQSNAKSSLEAVMYRETDDERQQALQVAFSSASSGGPSLPSPLPGAPEVRPKAKKNPRKNQIEKYRLKYLRLRKAARTMIFENAALCDEVAHLEEKFVRAKEERRFLLKTLLQYQSVSDSEFPSGPSGSTHTPAGFGSSGGGTSGAPGGHSVGPGASPAEEGAPKKPKKERKERGRENGREEVPRKMSKKRKVAESGVRRLVQPIPLDSTGRPVFPIVLGGLTVYSLGEIITDRVHFHDESAIYPVGFCSTRVFASMKCADQQCLYTCQIKDGGTGPQLEIVPEDDPQNAIVASSALACHTNLLKAITAIRGKPLAPIVPSGADFFGYSHPTIQNLIQSCPGARKCSNYRWVRFEVCRPGDGQMPHTLSEDDASVNFEAFQRQQQQQGFNGGTSPERPASTISGRPPQAPGSSHHHLLSTGTLPSAVTSSQFGT